Proteins from a single region of Weeksella virosa DSM 16922:
- a CDS encoding TonB-dependent receptor — MKLFLIGAFALTAQLSYAQVEPTESTHIQNDTIMDNETVNLAETLIIGKGVIDLQENRKTPVAVSTISRQEIQDKVVGNVEFPEVMANTPSVYVSDQASGFGDSHMYLRGFTEQNTAFLLNGQPINGMEDGNIYWSNWSAMNEVANAIEVQRGLGSSKLAISSVGGTVNIVTKATERREGGFARFVAGNDSYFGGTLSYDTGLKGKWGFSILLNHWQAHRKYAYGTGGQGQAYFISIGYKPNEDHNINFMVFGAPQWHDQNYSTKRESQWEEMGGDKKYNSTYGYYKGEGKNLRRNYYHKPVANLNWDWTINDKMNLSTVAYASVGTGGGTSGVGRASSTTIGGLKGRGYIDFDKIEANNLLDQDGIGNNGGVDSNGNPISNAAIRASVNNHSWYGAVSNFTFDTQAGLTLNIGGDVRFYKGQHHQQMIDLFGLKGWSDKNKVTGEQVVVTETFTTNPWQALFKTAGKDQRINRDYNENINYQGVFGQAEYEIGGFTVFAQGALSNQSYQKFDRWNYGGVEHKSEKVKKTGWNIKGGMSYTFLDNNAIFVNAGRYSRQPFLDNIFVFNTVDLQEPSVDNEEITGLEAGYRYKTRNLRVNVNAYYTKWGNRFLLMDYGEEIIKDPAGNILETYNFSEYANDVTQIHKGIEVDFDARIERIWTVRGYASYGDWQYDGSTPMQRRNNDAGTIVTQYDDVDLTGVKVGDAAQFTFGLGTKLDVTRSFSVDMDFNYYANIYSQVDAKQLVTNLHNGKPYKPNELSPYAKVDLGASYELKFGTQKLRLRGNIKNLFNDQYIIRENRNGYGYGLGRTWNASVSYSF; from the coding sequence ATGAAGCTATTCTTAATAGGAGCTTTCGCTTTAACAGCACAACTTTCTTACGCTCAAGTTGAGCCAACAGAATCAACTCATATCCAAAATGATACAATTATGGATAATGAGACCGTAAACTTAGCAGAAACATTGATTATCGGTAAAGGGGTAATCGACTTGCAAGAAAACCGTAAAACACCTGTGGCTGTTTCTACCATTTCTCGACAAGAAATCCAGGACAAAGTAGTGGGTAACGTAGAGTTCCCAGAAGTTATGGCAAACACACCTTCTGTTTACGTTTCTGACCAAGCATCAGGATTTGGAGATTCTCATATGTATTTACGTGGATTCACAGAACAAAATACCGCTTTCTTATTAAACGGGCAACCAATTAATGGTATGGAAGATGGTAATATCTATTGGTCGAACTGGTCGGCTATGAACGAGGTAGCGAATGCTATAGAGGTACAACGTGGTTTAGGTTCTTCTAAATTAGCAATTTCTTCTGTAGGAGGTACTGTAAACATCGTTACTAAAGCAACCGAAAGAAGAGAAGGTGGTTTTGCTCGTTTTGTTGCAGGAAACGATAGTTACTTCGGAGGAACATTGTCGTACGACACTGGTTTGAAAGGAAAATGGGGATTCTCTATTTTATTAAACCATTGGCAAGCTCATCGTAAGTATGCTTACGGAACTGGCGGACAAGGTCAAGCGTACTTCATCTCGATAGGATACAAACCAAATGAAGACCATAACATCAACTTCATGGTTTTTGGTGCACCACAATGGCACGACCAAAACTACTCTACAAAAAGAGAAAGTCAATGGGAAGAAATGGGTGGAGATAAAAAATACAACTCAACCTACGGATACTACAAAGGTGAAGGAAAAAACTTACGTCGTAACTATTACCACAAACCAGTAGCAAACCTTAACTGGGACTGGACAATCAACGATAAAATGAACTTATCTACCGTTGCTTACGCATCTGTTGGTACAGGTGGTGGAACCTCGGGAGTTGGTAGAGCATCAAGCACTACAATAGGAGGATTAAAGGGTAGAGGATATATCGATTTCGACAAAATCGAAGCGAATAACTTATTAGACCAAGACGGAATCGGAAACAATGGTGGAGTAGATAGCAACGGAAACCCAATCAGCAATGCAGCAATACGTGCATCTGTCAACAACCACTCTTGGTACGGAGCTGTATCTAACTTTACATTTGATACACAAGCAGGTCTTACCTTAAACATCGGTGGTGATGTACGTTTTTACAAAGGGCAACACCATCAACAAATGATTGACTTGTTCGGATTGAAAGGTTGGTCAGATAAAAATAAAGTAACAGGTGAACAAGTGGTTGTTACAGAAACTTTCACAACAAATCCTTGGCAAGCACTTTTCAAGACTGCTGGTAAAGATCAAAGAATTAACCGCGACTATAACGAAAACATCAACTACCAAGGTGTATTCGGTCAAGCAGAATACGAAATCGGAGGATTTACAGTATTTGCTCAAGGAGCATTATCAAACCAATCTTACCAAAAGTTCGATCGTTGGAACTATGGTGGAGTTGAACACAAATCAGAAAAAGTAAAGAAAACTGGATGGAATATCAAAGGAGGTATGTCGTATACTTTCTTAGACAACAATGCAATTTTTGTGAATGCAGGTCGCTATTCTCGCCAACCTTTCTTAGATAACATCTTTGTTTTCAATACAGTAGACTTACAAGAACCTTCTGTTGACAATGAAGAAATCACCGGTCTAGAAGCAGGTTACCGTTACAAAACACGCAACTTACGCGTAAACGTAAATGCTTACTACACCAAGTGGGGTAACCGTTTCTTATTGATGGATTATGGTGAAGAAATCATCAAGGATCCTGCAGGAAACATCTTAGAAACCTACAATTTCTCAGAATACGCAAACGACGTAACACAAATTCACAAAGGAATCGAAGTTGACTTTGATGCAAGAATCGAACGCATCTGGACAGTAAGAGGATATGCTTCTTACGGTGATTGGCAATACGATGGTTCTACGCCAATGCAACGTAGAAACAACGATGCTGGCACAATCGTAACACAATATGATGATGTAGACCTTACAGGTGTAAAAGTTGGTGATGCTGCACAATTCACTTTCGGTTTAGGTACTAAATTAGACGTAACTCGTTCTTTCTCTGTAGATATGGACTTCAACTACTACGCTAATATTTATTCGCAAGTTGATGCTAAACAATTGGTAACCAATTTACATAACGGGAAACCATACAAGCCAAACGAATTATCTCCATATGCAAAAGTAGATTTAGGAGCTTCGTACGAATTGAAATTCGGAACTCAAAAATTACGCTTAAGAGGTAATATCAAAAACTTGTTCAACGACCAATATATTATCCGTGAAAACAGAAATGGATACGGTTACGGACTAGGAAGAACTTGGAACGCTTCTGTGTCATACAGCTTCTAA